A part of Burkholderiales bacterium genomic DNA contains:
- a CDS encoding RNA polymerase sigma factor encodes MATPHELSEFLKSVERRAYKQAQFAVGDGHLALDLVQEAMLKLVARYADKPVEELPLLFQRILQNAIRDHYRRQKVRNLWVTLFSGLTPKESEAEHDPLETLEAAGDGLEAVGANPATSLERAQTLAAIEEALQRLPLRQRQAFLLRYWEGLDVEETAKVMGCSAGSVKTHCSRAAHALAQALKAKGIEP; translated from the coding sequence CTGGCCACCCCCCACGAACTGTCCGAATTTCTCAAATCCGTGGAACGGCGCGCCTACAAACAGGCGCAGTTCGCCGTGGGCGACGGTCATCTCGCTCTGGACCTGGTGCAGGAGGCCATGCTCAAGCTGGTGGCGCGTTACGCCGATAAGCCTGTTGAGGAGTTGCCGCTTCTTTTCCAGCGCATCTTGCAGAACGCCATCCGCGACCATTATCGCCGGCAAAAGGTGCGTAACCTCTGGGTCACCCTCTTTTCCGGCCTGACGCCAAAAGAGAGCGAGGCGGAGCATGACCCGCTGGAAACCCTGGAGGCCGCCGGCGACGGCCTGGAGGCCGTAGGGGCCAACCCGGCCACCAGCCTGGAACGGGCGCAAACCCTGGCGGCCATCGAGGAGGCGTTGCAAAGATTACCGCTTCGTCAACGTCAGGCCTTCCTCCTGCGTTATTGGGAAGGACTGGACGTGGAAGAGACGGCCAAGGTCATGGGGTGCTCGGCAGGCAGCGTGAAAACCCATTGTTCCCGCGCCGCCCACGCCCTGGCCCAGGCCCTGAAGGCAAAAGGAATCGAGCCATGA
- a CDS encoding DUF3619 family protein — protein MNESELGRRIRDHLNLGLRHLDREVLRRLEDARRSALGALEAQPAHAPAWQWAGGPHGGGGGHTVVRRWLWLAMFVALLGGALYWQQQMTLQEEDVDAALLADELPLDAYLDHGFQAWLERASQR, from the coding sequence ATGAATGAAAGCGAGTTGGGACGCAGAATCCGCGACCATCTGAACCTTGGCCTGCGTCACCTGGACCGCGAGGTCCTGCGCCGTCTGGAGGATGCGCGCCGCAGCGCCCTTGGCGCCCTCGAGGCCCAGCCGGCCCACGCGCCTGCCTGGCAATGGGCCGGCGGCCCCCACGGAGGCGGTGGCGGCCATACGGTGGTCCGCCGCTGGCTGTGGCTTGCCATGTTCGTCGCCCTTTTGGGGGGCGCCCTCTACTGGCAGCAGCAGATGACCTTGCAGGAAGAGGACGTGGATGCTGCGCTGCTTGCCGACGAGCTGCCCCTGGATGCGTACCTCGACCACGGCTTCCAAGCATGGCTCGAACGCGCCTCCCAGCGCTGA